TGCCGTTGGCCTTGAAGGAGCTCACCATCATCTGCTCGACCTTGGTCTGCAGCTCGTCGGCACTTGCGACGGAGACACCCAGCGCGAGCGGCAGGGCAAGGAACAGTTTCTTCATGTGGTCATCCCCCTCTCAGCGCTTCACGCCCGGCCACTTGGCCTCGGCGCCATTGCCCTTGCCCGCCATGAACACCGACAGCGCGATGGTCACGTCCGACGCAAACACCGGCTCGGCGGTGCGCTGCTGGCGGAAGCAATCCCACAGGCGGTGCTGCATGGTCCAGAACTGCGAGTTCGATACCCGGTAGGCCGGCCACGAACTCCAGCCTTCGGCCGCGCCTTCGGGCTTGGTGATGTTGGGCAGCCGGGTGGCGCGGATGCGCTTGTCGTCCTGGCTGTGGCAGGACGAACAGGCAAAGTCCATCACACCGGTGCGGTAGTAGAAGACGCGCTCGCCCATGTCGTACATCTCCTTCATCTTGGGATGCGAGAGATCGACCGCGACCGGCTTGCCCTTGGAATGGGTGACCACGTAGGCGACCAGCGCGGCGAGCTTGCCGCGCTCACCCTGCAGGAAGCGGCCGCCGATGATCTCGGCCGACGGGATGCCCTGCTGGGTCTCCATGCAGTGCATCAGACGCGATTCGAGGTCCTGCACCTTGCCGGTGTCGGCGAAATAGCGCGGCAACTGCGCAGCCGCGCCTTCGACCACGCCCGGGCCGAGGCCGAGGTCGCATTGCTCCAGGGTCGCGTTCTTGGGCCCGCGCGCGGTGCGCCAGAGCTCCTCGCCTTCCATCTCGTAGAGCTCGGCCGGGTTGCCGTCGGCCAGCATCTCGCGGTAGGCGTCGAAGTTCAGCTCGTCGTCCGCCGCGCTCGCCACCGGGCTCGTCAGCGCAATCGCGGCACTGACGGCCGTGAACAGTAGTTGTTTTTTCATCGTCTCTCCTCCAGGGTCGTACCCCTGCTACCTGCCTTCAAGGGGTGTCGGGCCAGCCGCACGGACTGCGGCCTGGCCGGCATGCGCCGGCCAGGCGGACGTCAGCCGATCTGCACCTCGTCGGTGCGGCTGTCGCCCTTGTTGTCCACCCAGCTCACGCTGAGCTTGTCACCCTTGGCGCCGCCGTTGAACTTGAAGGCGAGATAGGGATTGGTGGACACCGAGGGGCCGAACTCCGCGCTGAGCACGACCTTGTCGTTGTGCTTGGCGGTGAGTTCGGTGATGAAGTGGGCCGGGATCACGGCGCCGGACGAATCCTTGCGCTGGCCGGTTTCCATGACGTGGGACATCAGCACGCGGACTTCGGTGACGCCATCCTTGGCGGCGGCGCGAATGCGCATCGGGCTTGCCATATCTTTTCTCTCCTTGCTCTGTGTTCCGGATCAGCCGCCGCAGCCGCCGAGGGTGACCTTGACTTCCTTCTTGGCCATGTAGAACTTGCCGTCGGCCTTGACCATGGCATAGACGTCCGAGGTCTGCCCCATCTTCACGCGCGTCTGCACGTCGGCAACCGTGCCTTCGGGCAGGGTGAAGGTGGCGGCGACCATGTTCGGGTTCTTCTCGATCATGATCACGATCTGCTCGGTCTTGGGCAGCTTGCTGACCACGCCCACCGGCACCACGGCGCCGTTCTCCGCGATGTCCGGGGCGGTGATCACCACGTCCGCGCTCTCGGCGGGTTTGCCGGCGCTGAAGGCGGCGAAGGCCGCATCCATGTTCTTGGCCTCGAACGCGGTCTTGTTCCATGCGGCCTGCGCCATTTCAGGCTTGATCATGCCGGCCGCGGCCAGCAGTCCGAGCACGCCCAGGCCACCGCCGGCCTTCAGGGTATCCCTGCGTTGATGGTTCATCCCGTCTCTCCTTGTTTAGGTGTTACTGCGCCTTCGCGCCTTCCAGAATCCACTTGACGAGTTGCGCCAGCTCCTCGTCCTTCACGTGCCCTTGCGGCGGCATCGGAACCGCCCCCCAGACACCCTGGCCGCCGCTCTTCACCTTGGCGACGAGCTTGGCTTCGGCATCCGCCTGGCCCTGATACTTTTGTGCAATTTCATTGTACCCAGGACCGACGATCTTGTTCGCCACCCCATGACAGGCCATGCAGCCCCTGGCATTGGCGAGCGCGAGCGTTGCCGCTGCGGAGGCTGCGCCCTCGGCGGAGGCCGCTCCGGATGCCGCCGCGCCGCCCTGGCCAGCGTCCTGCGCACCGCTCTCGGTCGTCGCAGCGGTCGGCTTGCCGCGCGTCTGCCCGACCGGACGGTTCTGCTCGGCGAGGTTGCCGTGCGCATCCTGCGCATACTCGGGCAAGGCGGACGCGATGACGACTTCCTTCTTGCAATCCTTCATGCAGGCGACGTTCTTGACGTCGGGCGTACCGCCGTTGCCGATCCCGCCCTTCGCCGCCGATGCGCCCGGCCACATGCCGTGGTCGGTGGTCATGCCGTTGCGGTTGGGCATGCGCTCCTGGACCTCGCGGATGTTCTCGTCGCTGAGCTCGAAATCGGCCGGCACCACCTCCGCCAGGTTCAGAAGGTAGGCGAGGATCGCATAAACCTCGTCCGGATTCAGCGACTTCGGCGCTGTCCATGGCATCGCGCGCTGGATGTAGTCGAACAGCGTCGAGATCGTCGGCACCTTCATCATCGTGGTGCGCTGCGGGAAGGAACCGGTCACGAGGGCTGCGACGCGCCCGGTCTCGATGTCCTTCTGCGTGGTACCGCCGACGATGGGCGTGAACACCTCGTTCGATTCGCCGAACACGCCGTGGCAGCTCGTGCAGTGCGTCTCCCACAGGGCCATGCCGTCATCGACGTTGCCGCGCCCTTTCGGAAGCCCGACGAGATCCGGACGCACGTCGATGTCCCACGCCTTCACCTCGGCAGGCGTGGCCTCGCGACCGATGCCGGGGTAGCGGTCCCAGGCCACGGCCGAGCCGGCCGCACCGGCGATCAGGAGCGCGATCAGCGTCTTAGAGAACCTGGACATTGCTCACCTCCCCGGACTCGACCACCTTCCAGGACTGGATGGCGTTGTTGTGATAGATCGACTTGGTGCCGCGCGCTGCGCGCAGCTGGCCGTAGCTCGGCTGCACGTAGCCGGTCTCGTCGACCGCGCGCGACTGCAGGATCGCGGGCTTGCCGTCCCACACCCAGTCGATGTTGAAGCGGGTCACCGCCTTCGACAGCACCGGCGTCTCGAGCCGCGCCTGGCGCCAGTTGATGCCGCCGTCGGTGGACACATCGACACGGGCGACCTTGCCCCGCCCCGACCAGGCCATGCCGGACACGTTGTAGAAGCCCTTGTCGAGCAACAGCTGGCCGCCCGAGGGTGTGGTGATGACCGACTTGCACTCCTGCACCGAGGTGTATTGGCGATGCAGGCCATCGGGCATGAGGTCGATGTAATGCACCGCCTCGTCCTTCGCCCCCCAGGGCTTGTCGCCCACCTCGATGCGGCGCAGCCACTTCACCCAGCTCACGCCCTGCACGCCCGGCACGACGAGGCGCAGCGGGTAGCCGTTCTCGGGGCGCAGCATCTCGCCGTTCATGCCGTAGGCGACGAGGACCTCGCCCGACTCGATCATCTCCATCGGGATGGTGCGGGTCATCGACGAACCGTCGGCGCCCTCGGCCAGCACGAAACGGCCCTTCTTGTAGTCGGCGCCGCACATGTCGAGGATGTCCTTGAGCTGCACGCCGGTGAACTCGGAACAGGACAGCATGCCGTGCGAGTACTGCACGGTGGGCACCGCGACGTTGCCCCACTCCATGCCGGTGTTGGCACCGCACTCGATGAAGTGGATGCGCGAAACCGAGGGCAGCCGCATGATGTCGTCCAT
This region of Thauera sp. JM12B12 genomic DNA includes:
- the soxY gene encoding thiosulfate oxidation carrier protein SoxY produces the protein MNHQRRDTLKAGGGLGVLGLLAAAGMIKPEMAQAAWNKTAFEAKNMDAAFAAFSAGKPAESADVVITAPDIAENGAVVPVGVVSKLPKTEQIVIMIEKNPNMVAATFTLPEGTVADVQTRVKMGQTSDVYAMVKADGKFYMAKKEVKVTLGGCGG
- the soxA gene encoding sulfur oxidation c-type cytochrome SoxA, which gives rise to MKKQLLFTAVSAAIALTSPVASAADDELNFDAYREMLADGNPAELYEMEGEELWRTARGPKNATLEQCDLGLGPGVVEGAAAQLPRYFADTGKVQDLESRLMHCMETQQGIPSAEIIGGRFLQGERGKLAALVAYVVTHSKGKPVAVDLSHPKMKEMYDMGERVFYYRTGVMDFACSSCHSQDDKRIRATRLPNITKPEGAAEGWSSWPAYRVSNSQFWTMQHRLWDCFRQQRTAEPVFASDVTIALSVFMAGKGNGAEAKWPGVKR
- the soxZ gene encoding thiosulfate oxidation carrier complex protein SoxZ; this encodes MASPMRIRAAAKDGVTEVRVLMSHVMETGQRKDSSGAVIPAHFITELTAKHNDKVVLSAEFGPSVSTNPYLAFKFNGGAKGDKLSVSWVDNKGDSRTDEVQIG
- the soxC gene encoding sulfite dehydrogenase, which translates into the protein MAMIDARPGRVRPAPENFLTDEQIAAVKDGRRDFLRKAFLTASAAMAAPAVARAAAEGDPAILELPQWSTTLGLPVAANPYGMPSKYERGLQRRESPGLTRVGGSSVAFTPLQGLFGIITPSGLHFERHHQGWHDVDPSKHRLMINGMVKTNAVFTMDDIMRLPSVSRIHFIECGANTGMEWGNVAVPTVQYSHGMLSCSEFTGVQLKDILDMCGADYKKGRFVLAEGADGSSMTRTIPMEMIESGEVLVAYGMNGEMLRPENGYPLRLVVPGVQGVSWVKWLRRIEVGDKPWGAKDEAVHYIDLMPDGLHRQYTSVQECKSVITTPSGGQLLLDKGFYNVSGMAWSGRGKVARVDVSTDGGINWRQARLETPVLSKAVTRFNIDWVWDGKPAILQSRAVDETGYVQPSYGQLRAARGTKSIYHNNAIQSWKVVESGEVSNVQVL
- a CDS encoding c-type cytochrome → MSRFSKTLIALLIAGAAGSAVAWDRYPGIGREATPAEVKAWDIDVRPDLVGLPKGRGNVDDGMALWETHCTSCHGVFGESNEVFTPIVGGTTQKDIETGRVAALVTGSFPQRTTMMKVPTISTLFDYIQRAMPWTAPKSLNPDEVYAILAYLLNLAEVVPADFELSDENIREVQERMPNRNGMTTDHGMWPGASAAKGGIGNGGTPDVKNVACMKDCKKEVVIASALPEYAQDAHGNLAEQNRPVGQTRGKPTAATTESGAQDAGQGGAAASGAASAEGAASAAATLALANARGCMACHGVANKIVGPGYNEIAQKYQGQADAEAKLVAKVKSGGQGVWGAVPMPPQGHVKDEELAQLVKWILEGAKAQ